The genomic DNA GGTGTCACCGCGCCCGAGGAGCTGCGGCTTGCCGCGGAGGCGCTCGTCATCGAGATGGGCGGCGAGCCCGAATGGATCGCGGAGGAGTCCCGTCCGCTCTACCACGCGGCGCTCGCCCTCGGCGCCAACCACCTGGTCACGCTGGTCGCCCAGTCGATGGAGCTGCTGCGCACGGCAGGCGTCGAGGCTCCCGACCGGATGCTCGGCCCGCTCCTCGGCGCCGCTCTCGACAACGCCCTGCGTTCCGGTGACGGCGCGCTGACCGGTCCGGTCGCCCGCGGCGACGCCGGCACGGTCGCCGCGCACATCGGCGAGCTGCGCAAGCACGCCCCGCAGACCGTGGCCGGATACCTCGCGATGGCCCGCGCCACCGCCGACCGGGCGCTGGCGCACGGCCTGCTCAAGCCGGAGCTGGCGGAGGACCTGCTCGGCGTCCTGGCCGACGGGGCCACCGGCGCGGGCACCACGGGCAGCACCGGACCGGGAGAGACCCGATGACCGAGACGTCCACCGCCCTGGTCCGTACGGCAGCGGAGCTCGACGCGTCCGGCGGGTGCAAGGGACCACGGGCCGTCGTCATGACCATGGGCGCCCTGCACGAGGGCCACGCGAGCCTGATCCGGGCCGCCCGCGCCACCGTGGGCCCGGACGGCCAGGTGGTCGTCACCGTCTTCGTCAACTCGCTCCAGTTCGGGGAGGCCGCGGACCTCGACCGATACCCCCGTACCCTCGACGCCGATCTCGCCGTCGCCGGCGCGGCCGGTGCCGACGTGGTCTTCGCCCCGTCCGTCGACGAGGTCTACCCCGGCGGTGAGCCGCAGGTCAGGATCGCCGCGGGCCCGATGGGGGAGCGGCTGGAAGGGGCGTTCCGCCCCGGCCACTTCGACGGGATGCTGACCGTCGTCGCCAAGTTCCTCCACCTCACCCGCCCCGATGTCGCGTTCTACGGTCAGAAGGACGCCCAGCAGCTGGCGCTGATCCGCCGTATGGTGCGCGACCTGAACTTCCCGGTGGAGATCGTCGGCGTGGAGACGGCCCGTGAGCCGGACGGCCTCGCGCTCTCCAGCCGCAACCGTTTCCTCGACGCCCAGGAGCGACGCACCGCCCTGGCGCTGTCCCGAGCCCTGTTCGCGGCCCGCGACAGGCTCGCCGCCCAGCAGGCGCTGCACGCCCGCGCGCAGACCACCCCGGCGACGACGGGCCGGGCCGCCGCGCTCACCCGGCTCGGCGAGGCCCGCGCGGCCGCCGACACCCAGGCGGTGGCCCGGGCCAGGCCGGACGACGGGCCCGCGGCGGTGCGCGCCGCCGCGCGCATGATCCTCGACGACGCGGCCGCCGAACAGCCGCCGCTCGACCTGGACTATCTGGCGCTCGTGGACCCGGCGGACTTCACCGAGATCCCCGACGACCGGACCACCGGTGACGCGATCCTCGCCGTCGCCGCCCGGGTGGGCGCCACCCGCCTCATCGACAACATCCCGCTGACCTTCGGAGCCGACACGTGACCGGAATACGGCTGACCGCCCCCGCCCCCGGCTGGGCCATCGACGCGGATGTCGTGGTGGTCGGCTCCGGCGTCGCCGGCCTCACCACCGCGCTGCGCTGCGCGGCCGCGGGCCTCGCCACCGTCGTCGTCACCAAGGCCCGGCTCGACGACGGCTCCACCCGCTGGGCGCAGGGCGGTATCGCGGCTGCCCTCGGCGAGGGCGACACCCCGGAGCAGCATCTGGCCGACACCCTGGTCGCCGGCGCGGGCCTGTGCGACGAGTCGGCGGTACGGACCCTGGTCACCGAGGGCCCCGACGCCGTACGCCGCCTGATCGAGACCGGCGCGCACTTCGACACCACCGACACCGGCGACATCGCTCTCACCCGTGAGGGCGGCCACCACCGCCGCCGGATCGCGCACGCTGGCGGGGACGCGACAGGCGCCGAGATCTCCCGCGCCCTGGTCGAGGCGGTCCGCTCCGCAGCCCTCCACACCGTGGAGAACGCCCTGGTCCTGGACCTGCTGACGGACAGCGAGGGCCGTACCGCCGGTGTCACCCTGCACGTCATGGGGGAGGGCCAGCACGACGGTGTCGGTGCGGTCCACGCCCCCGCGGTGGTCCTCGCCACCGGCGGTATGGGCCAGGTCTTCTCCGCCACCACCAACCCACCGGTCTCCACCGGCGACGGCGTCGCCCTCGCCCTGCGGGCCGGCGCGGAGGTCTCCGACCTCGAATTCGTCCAGTTCCACCCGACGGTGCTCTTCCTCGGCGCCGACTCCGAGGGCCAGCAGCCCCTGGTGTCGGAAGCGGTACGGGGCGAGGGCGCCCATCTCGTCGACGCGTCCGGCACGCGGTTCATGGTCGGGCAGCACGAACTCGCGGAACTGGCGCCGCGCGACATCGTCGCCAAGGCCATCACCCGCCAGATGCAGCTGCACGGCACCGAGCACATGTACCTCGACGCGCGCCATTTCGGCGCCGAGATGTGGGAGCAGCGCTTCCCCACGATTCTGGCGGCCTGCCGGGCCCACGGCATCGACCCGATCACGGAACCGATTCCGGTCGCCCCCGCCGCGCACTACGCCTCCGGCGGCATCCGTACCGATCTGCGCGGTCGGACGACGGTCCCTGGGCTGTACGCGTGCGGTGAGGTCGCGTGCACGGGCGTGCACGGCGCGAACCGGCTGGCGTCCAACTCGCTCCTCGAGGGCCTGGTCTTCGCCGAGCGCATCGCGGCGGACATCGTCGAGCACCGGTCGCAGGCGACGGGTGCGGCAACCCTTGTGACGAAGCCGACGGCCGTGGTGGCGGACCCGGACACCGAACGGGACACCCGCCGCCCCGCCCCCTCGCCGCTGCTCGCCCCCGAGGCGCGGACCACGATCCAGCGGATCATGACCCAGGGGGCAGGCGTCCTGCGTTCCGCCGCCAGTCTCGTCACCGCTGCCGACGCACTCGAGACCCTGCACAACAGTGCGGCCGCCGACGCCTGGGCGGCCGGGCCGAAGCGTGCGGAGCCCGGTGTCGAGGCGTGGGAGGCCACCAACCTGCTCCTCGTCTCGCGTGTCCTGGTCGCCGCCGCCCGGCAGCGCGAGGAGACCCGCGGCTGCCACTGGCGCGAGGACCGGCCCGAGCGGGACGACGAGACCTGGCGCCGCCACCTCGTCGTGCAGCTCACCCCGGACCGCCGGCTCGTCCTCAGCCGGACTGAATCCGAGGCATTCCCGCCCGTACTGCCGGCGGGGGCACCAGACTGCGCAGCAGCACCCACGACCCACCCCACCCCCGAGGAGCCGTAACCGTGAGCACGCCCGAAGAGAATCCGCGCCCCACACCCGTGGACGTACCGCTGATCCAGATCGGCGCGCCCGCACCGTCCGCGGGCGGCTGCGGGGACGCCTGCGGCTGCGGCGGGGACGACGACTACGAGCTGGACCCGCTGGAGTGCGGCCTCGACCCCGACCTCGCCCAGCTCCTCGCCGACGCGGGCCTCGATCCCGTTCAGGTCGAGGACATCGCGCACGTCGCCATCGAGGAGGACCTCGATCACGGCGTGGACGTCACGACCGTCGCGACGGTCTCCGAGGAGGCCATGGCCACCGGTGACTTCACCGCCCGTGAGTCCGGTGTCGTCGCAGGTCTGCGGGTCGCCGAGGCCGTCCTGTCCATCGTCTGCACGGCCGAGTTCGAGGTCGAGCGCCATGTCGAGGACGGCGACCGCGTCGTCCCCGGCCAGAAGCTGCTCACGGTCACCACCCGCACCCGCGACCTGCTCACCGGCGAGCGCAGCGCGCTCAACCTGCTCTGCAGGCTCTCCGGCATCGCGACCGCGACCCGCGCCTGGGCCGACGTGCTCGAAGGTACGAAGGCCAAGGTCCGCGACACCCGCAAGACCACTCCGGGGCTGCGCGCCCTGGAGAAGTACGCGGTGCGCTGTGGCGGCGGCGTCAACCACCGGATGTCGCTCTCCGACGCCGCGCTGGTCAAGGACAACCACGTCATCGCGGCGGGCGGTGTCGCCGAGGCGTTCAAGCGGGTGCGGGACGAGTTCCCGGACGTACCGATCGAGGTCGAGGTCGACACCCTGGACCAGGTCCACGAGGTCCTGGCGGCGGGCGCCGACCTGATCCTGCTGGACAACTTCACCCCGGCCGAGACCGAGGAGGCCGTAGCGGTCGTCGGCGGCCGCGCGGCCCTGGAGTCGTCCGGTCGTCTCACCCTCGACAGCGCCCGTGCCTACGCCGACGCCGGCGTCGACTACCTCGCCGTCGGTGCGCTCACCCACTCCTCACCGATCCTCGACATCGGCCTGGACTTCCGCGACACCGACGGGGCCGGCGCCTGATGCTGCTCACCATCGACGTCGGCAACACCCATACCGTCCTGGGTCTGTTCGACGGTGAGGAGATCGTCGAGCACTGGCGCATCTCCACCGACGCCCGGCGTACCGCGGACGAGCTCGCGGTGCTGCTCAACGGCCTGATGGGCATGCACCCGCTGCTCGGCGAGGAGCTGGGCGATGGCATCGAGGGCATAGCGATCTGCGCCACCGTCCCGGCGGTGCTGCACGAGCTGCGCGAGGTCACCCGCCGTTACTACGGGGACGTCCCTGCCGTGCTCGTGGAGCCGGGCATCAAGACGGGCGTGCCGATCCTGGTGGACAACCCGAAGGAGGTCGGTGCGGACCGCATCATCAACTCGGTCGCCGCCGTCGAGCTCTACGGCGGCCCGGCCATCGTCGTCGACTTCGGCACCGCCACCACCTTCGATGCGGTCTCCGCCCGCGGCGAGTACGCGGGCGGGGTCATCGCGCCCGGCATCGAGATCTCGGTCGAGGCGCTCGGCGTCAAGGGCGCCCAGCTCCGCAAGATCGAGCTGGCCCGGCCGCGCAGCGTGATCGGCAAGAACACGGTCGAGGCCATGCAGGCGGGCATCGTGTACGGCTTCGCGGGTCAGGTCGACGGCGTCGTCGAACGCATGAAGAAGGAGCTGGCGGCCGACCCGGACGACGTCACCGTCATTGCGACCGGCGGCCTTGCTCCGATGGTGTTGGG from Streptomyces sp. NBC_01707 includes the following:
- a CDS encoding L-aspartate oxidase — protein: MTGIRLTAPAPGWAIDADVVVVGSGVAGLTTALRCAAAGLATVVVTKARLDDGSTRWAQGGIAAALGEGDTPEQHLADTLVAGAGLCDESAVRTLVTEGPDAVRRLIETGAHFDTTDTGDIALTREGGHHRRRIAHAGGDATGAEISRALVEAVRSAALHTVENALVLDLLTDSEGRTAGVTLHVMGEGQHDGVGAVHAPAVVLATGGMGQVFSATTNPPVSTGDGVALALRAGAEVSDLEFVQFHPTVLFLGADSEGQQPLVSEAVRGEGAHLVDASGTRFMVGQHELAELAPRDIVAKAITRQMQLHGTEHMYLDARHFGAEMWEQRFPTILAACRAHGIDPITEPIPVAPAAHYASGGIRTDLRGRTTVPGLYACGEVACTGVHGANRLASNSLLEGLVFAERIAADIVEHRSQATGAATLVTKPTAVVADPDTERDTRRPAPSPLLAPEARTTIQRIMTQGAGVLRSAASLVTAADALETLHNSAAADAWAAGPKRAEPGVEAWEATNLLLVSRVLVAAARQREETRGCHWREDRPERDDETWRRHLVVQLTPDRRLVLSRTESEAFPPVLPAGAPDCAAAPTTHPTPEEP
- a CDS encoding type III pantothenate kinase produces the protein MLLTIDVGNTHTVLGLFDGEEIVEHWRISTDARRTADELAVLLNGLMGMHPLLGEELGDGIEGIAICATVPAVLHELREVTRRYYGDVPAVLVEPGIKTGVPILVDNPKEVGADRIINSVAAVELYGGPAIVVDFGTATTFDAVSARGEYAGGVIAPGIEISVEALGVKGAQLRKIELARPRSVIGKNTVEAMQAGIVYGFAGQVDGVVERMKKELAADPDDVTVIATGGLAPMVLGESSVIDEHEPWLTLIGLRLVYERNVARM
- a CDS encoding Rossmann-like and DUF2520 domain-containing protein → MNATAPKEPLDARDRPARLTVGVVGAGRVGPALAASLQLAGHRPVAVSGVSDASVRRAAALLPDVPLVPPAEVLARAELVLLTVPDDALPGLVEGLAETGAVRPGQLIVHTSGRYGTRILDPALRAGALPLALHPAMTFTGTSVDVQRLAGCSFGVTAPEELRLAAEALVIEMGGEPEWIAEESRPLYHAALALGANHLVTLVAQSMELLRTAGVEAPDRMLGPLLGAALDNALRSGDGALTGPVARGDAGTVAAHIGELRKHAPQTVAGYLAMARATADRALAHGLLKPELAEDLLGVLADGATGAGTTGSTGPGETR
- the nadC gene encoding carboxylating nicotinate-nucleotide diphosphorylase; this encodes MSTPEENPRPTPVDVPLIQIGAPAPSAGGCGDACGCGGDDDYELDPLECGLDPDLAQLLADAGLDPVQVEDIAHVAIEEDLDHGVDVTTVATVSEEAMATGDFTARESGVVAGLRVAEAVLSIVCTAEFEVERHVEDGDRVVPGQKLLTVTTRTRDLLTGERSALNLLCRLSGIATATRAWADVLEGTKAKVRDTRKTTPGLRALEKYAVRCGGGVNHRMSLSDAALVKDNHVIAAGGVAEAFKRVRDEFPDVPIEVEVDTLDQVHEVLAAGADLILLDNFTPAETEEAVAVVGGRAALESSGRLTLDSARAYADAGVDYLAVGALTHSSPILDIGLDFRDTDGAGA
- the panC gene encoding pantoate--beta-alanine ligase, whose product is MTETSTALVRTAAELDASGGCKGPRAVVMTMGALHEGHASLIRAARATVGPDGQVVVTVFVNSLQFGEAADLDRYPRTLDADLAVAGAAGADVVFAPSVDEVYPGGEPQVRIAAGPMGERLEGAFRPGHFDGMLTVVAKFLHLTRPDVAFYGQKDAQQLALIRRMVRDLNFPVEIVGVETAREPDGLALSSRNRFLDAQERRTALALSRALFAARDRLAAQQALHARAQTTPATTGRAAALTRLGEARAAADTQAVARARPDDGPAAVRAAARMILDDAAAEQPPLDLDYLALVDPADFTEIPDDRTTGDAILAVAARVGATRLIDNIPLTFGADT